From a single Osmerus mordax isolate fOsmMor3 chromosome 14, fOsmMor3.pri, whole genome shotgun sequence genomic region:
- the thbs4b gene encoding LOW QUALITY PROTEIN: thrombospondin-4-B (The sequence of the model RefSeq protein was modified relative to this genomic sequence to represent the inferred CDS: deleted 1 base in 1 codon), producing MGLWTSVILSTQLILSLGSLARAQGSVYDLLTSPECLPDLLQGGLAEQGVNEAFILTTFKLQPKMGATVFGFYNPRDNSKYFEFTILGKLNRAVLRFLRKDRRMSSVTFNNLDLADGQRHRLMFHLKGMQQQGPGGVELHLDCRLVETVRDLPAVFQGLPQGYGVVELKAMQGKEQEELEELKLVVGDTFENVASLQDCHQQRDSVQTLGVNTKQLSNQMLELTKVINELKDVLIQQVKETSFLRNTISECQACGLGGTEVVRARCGPGVCFRDTVCSETAEGIECGPCPDGYTGDGFSCDDVDECQFNPCFPGVKCVNTAPGFRCDACPHGYSGPAVEGVGVVYAQTNKQICDDIDECRGPNNGGCTANSLCHNSVGSYKCGGCQTGFTGDQVKGCKPERSCGNSLTNPCDTNAICNVERDGSISCQCGIGWAGNGYLCGKDTDIDGYPDEKLKCKDLNCKKDNCMFVPNSGQEDADKDSLGDACDEDADGDGILNEQDNCWLKPNVDQRNSDKDSHGDACDNCRTIENPDQRDTDSDGKGDACDDDMDGDGLKNFLDNCQRVQNRDQLDRDGDGVGDACDSCPDIPNPNQSDIDNDLVGDSCDTNQDSDGDGHQDTKDNCPQVINSSQLDTDKDGLGDECDDDDDNDGVPDTLPPGPDNCRLVPNPDQQDDNNDGVGDICESDFDQDKVIDRIDNCPENAEVTLTDFRAYQTVVLDPEGDAQIDPNWVVLNQGMEIVQTMNSDPGLAVGYTAFSGVDFEGTFHVNTVTDDDYAGFIFGYQDSSSFYVVMWKQTEQTYWQATPFRAVAEPGIQLKAVKSKSGPGEHLRNSLWHTGDTNDQVRLLWKDPRNVGWKDKVSYRWYLQHRPQVGYIRARFYEGTELVADSGVTIDTTMRGGRLGVFCFSQENIIWSNLKYRCNDTIPEDFQEFSTQHGVDGL from the exons ATGGGACTGTGGACTTCTGTGATCCTGAGCACCCAGCTGATCCTGAGTCTGGGCTCTCTTGCCAGAGCTCAGGGTTCAG TGTACGATCTCCTGACGTCTCCGGAGTGCCTCCCGGACCTGCTCCAGGGTGGGCTGGCTGAGCAGGGGGTCAACGAGGCCTTCATCCTCACCACCTTCAAGCTGCAGCCCAAGATGGGAGCCACTGTGTTCGGCTTCTACAACCCCCGGGACAACAGCAAGTACTTTGAGTTCACCATTCTTGGCAAACTCAACCGAG CCGTACTGCGTTTCCTGAGGAAAGACAGGAGGATGTCCTCTGTCACCTTTAACAACCTGGACCTGGCGGACGGGCAGCGCCACCGTCTGATGTTCCACCTGAAGGGCATGCAGCAGCAGGGCCCGGGCGGGGTGGAGCTCCACCTGGACTGCCGGCTGGTGGAGACCGTGAGGGACCTCCCTGCCGTCTTCCAGGGCCTGCCTCAGGGGTAC GGGGTGGTGGAGCTCAAGGCCATGCAGGGGAAGGAGCAG gaggagctggaggagctgaagcTGGTGGTCGGTGACACGTTTGAGAACGTTGCCTCTCTTCAAGACTGTCACCAGCAGAGAGACTCCGTCCAAACCCTAG GGGTCAACACAAAGCAGCTGTCCAATCAGATGTTGGAACTGACCAAGGTGATAAACGAGCTGAAAGACGTCCTCATTCAGCAG GTCAAAGAGACGTCGTTTCTCAGGAACACCATCTCAGAGTGCCAGGCCTGTG GGCTCGGCGGAACGGAGGTGGTGAGAGCGCGCTGCGGCCCGGGCGTGTGTTTCCGTGACACGGTGTGCTCGGAGACGGCAGAAGGGATCGAGTGTGGGCCCTGTCCTGACGGTTACACAGGAGACGGCTTCAGCTGCGATGATGTCGATGAG tgccaGTTTAACCCTTGCTTCCCTGGGGTGAAGTGTGTGAACACGGCGCCAGGGTTCCGTTGTGACGCATGTCCGCACGGCTACAGCGGCCCGGCAGTGGAGGGAGTAGGAGTGGTCTACGCTCAGACAAACAAGCAG ATTTGTGATGACATCGATGAGTGCAGAGGGCCCAACAATGGGGGCTGCACGGCCAACTCTCTGTGCCACAACTCTGTG GGCTCCTACAAATGCGGGGGGTGTCAGACAGGCTTCACAGGGGACCAGGTGAAAGGATGTAAACCAGAGAGGAGCTGTGGAAACAGTCTTACCAACCCGTGCGACACGAATGCCATCTGTAACGTAGAGCGAGACGGGTCCATCTCCTGTCAG TGTGGGATTGGCTGGGCCGGTAATGGTTACCTGTGTGGGAAGGACACGGATATCGATGGATACCCCGATGAAAAACTCAAGTGCAAAGACTTAAACTGCAAAAAG GACAACTGCATGTTCGTCCCCAACTCTGGCCAGGAGGACGCTGATAAGGACAGCCTGGGAGACGCGTGTGACGAGGACGCCGACGGCGACGGCATCCTCAACGAGCAG GACAACTGTTGGCTGAAGCCTAACGTGGACCAGAGGAACAGTGACAAGGACAGCCACGGTGACGCGTGCGACAACTGCCGCACGATAGAGAACCCAGACCAGAGGGACACCGACAGCGACGGGAAGGGAGACGCTTGCGATGACGACATGGATGGAGAcg GTCTAAAGAACTTCCTGGATAACTGCCAGCGGGTCCAGAACAGGGACCAGttggacagagatggagatggagtggGAGATGCCTGCGACAGCTGTCCTGATATCCCCAATCCTAACCAG TCGGACATCGATAACGACCTGGTTGGGGATTCCTGTGACACCAACCAAGACAG TGATGGTGACGGCCACCAGGATACCAAGGACAACTGTCCCCAGGTGATCAACAGCTCCCAGCTGGACACGGACAAGGATGGCCTGGGGGATGAGTGTGACGACGATGACGACAATGATGGAGTCCCTGACACCTTGCCGCCTGGCCCAGACAACTGTCGTCTTGTCCCCAATCCTGACCAGCAGGATGACAACA ACGATGGTGTCGGAGACATTTGTGAGTCAGACTTCGACCAGGACAAGGTGATTGACAGAATCGACAACTGCCCGGAGAACGCCGAGGTCACGCTGACAGACTTCAGAGCCTATCAGACGGTGGTGCTGGACCCGGAGGGTGACGCCCAGATCGACCCCAATTGGGTGGTCCTCAACCAG GGAATGGAGATTGTGCAAACTATGAACAGTGATCCAGGACTTGCTGTTG GCTACACAGCGTTCAGCGGTGTGGACTTTGAGGGGACATTCCACGTGAACACGGTGACGGATGATGACTACGCCGGCTTCATCTTCGGCTACCAGGACTCGTCCTCCTTCTACGTGGTCATGTGGAAGCAGACAGAGCAGACCTATTGGCAGGCCACGCCCTTCAGGGCCGTGGCAGAGCCCGGGATCCAGCTCAAG gcaGTGAAGTCTAAGTCAGGTCCAGGTGAGCACCTGAGGAACTCCCTGTGGCACACAGGTGACACCAACGACCAGGTGCGTCTTCTGTGGAAGGACCCCAGAAACGTGGGCTGGAAGGACAAAGTGTCCTACCGCTGGTACCTCCAGCACCGCCCGCAGGTCGGATACATCCG GGCTCGGTTCTATGAGGGCACAGAGCTGGTGGCTGACTCTGGGGTGACGATTGACACCACCATGAGAGGAGGACGCCTAGGAGTGTTCTGCTTCTCCCAGGAGAACATCATCTGGTCTAACCTCAAGTACCGCTGCAACG ACACCATTCCTGAGGACTTTCAGGAGTTCAGCACCCAGCACGGCGTCGACGGACTCTAA
- the zgc:73226 gene encoding LOW QUALITY PROTEIN: BCL2/adenovirus E1B 19 kDa protein-interacting protein 3 (The sequence of the model RefSeq protein was modified relative to this genomic sequence to represent the inferred CDS: deleted 2 bases in 2 codons), translated as MSLSGSQTPEDGLYGSWVELEELIAAAGRRDSLTGPQDGVASPSLQGELESILLEAQLECERTKDSPPQVGTPQTSASPRPSSEHDSSSTDCVTIQEDSDRLASADWVWDWSSRPENFPPKEFVFQHPKQPGSLSVRKTEVMKRGIFSSDVLLILIPSLLASHLLTLGVGIYIGKRLAASTTSTL; from the exons ATGTCTCTGTCCGGGTCGCAGACA CCTGAAGACGGGCTGTATG GGTCgtgggtggagctggaggagctgataGCAGCAGCGGGCCGCAGGGACAGTCTGACGGGGCCTCAGGACGGCgtggcctcccccagcctgcagggggagctggagagCATCCTGCTGGAGGCACAGCTGGAGTGCGAGAGGACTAAAGACAG ccccccccaggtGGGGACCCCCCAGACCAGCGCTTCCCCTCGACCGTCCAGTGAACatgacagcagcagcacagactGTGTCACCATCCAG GAGGACAGTGATAGGCTGGCCAGTGCTGACTGGGTTTGGGATTGGTCCAGTAGACCTGAGAACTTCCCACCAAA agaGTTTGTG TTCCAGCATCCCAAGCAGCCTGGCTCCCTCAGTGTCAGGAAGACCGAggtgatgaagagagggatCTTCTCCTCCGacgtcctcctcatcctcatcccctcactgctggcctcacacctgctcacactcGGAGTGGG GATCTACATTGGAAAGCGATTGGCTGCATCCACAACCAGCACCCTGTGA